The Streptomyces rubrogriseus genomic sequence TCATCTGGTCCTCGTTCCTGCTCGACGAACTCGCCGGGCTGCGCAAGGACGCCCTGCCCAGCTGCCCACAGTGCGCGAAGGACCCGGGCTACCTGTCGGACAACAGCGGCATCGTCACCGCCATGCAGGGTCCCGACGCCGAGGAGGCGGCCCAGTTCGGCGAGATCACCTCGTGGGTGACGACCAAGACGGCCGAGACGGCGGCGTCCCGCGAGTTCATCGAGTACATGATGGGCACCGGCTACGAGTCCTGGTTCGGCATGGCACCCGAGGGCAAGATCCCGGTCCGCAAGGGCACGCCCGCCGAACCCGAGCGCTACCTGGACGCCTGGCGGCACAGTGACATCGGCGTGGACACCCGCAAGCCCCTGGACGAGGTCTTCCCCACGTCCCTGCTGGACCAGCTCGCCGACGGTGTCAGCAACATGCGCCGCTGGGGCATCACCCAGGGCGAGGGCGCGCTCGTCGGCGCCACCAACGGCGAGCTGCCCGTGCCGAAGGCCATCGGCGCCATGACCAGCGGTCAGAGCTCGCCGTCCGAGGCGGCGCGCGACGCCGACGAAGAGGTCGCCGCCCTCAAGAAGTCCCTTCAGTAGCCGCCCGCCGCCTGCACATCACGAAGGTCTCTCATGCCCACAGCCCCAGCCGGCGCGCCGCAGCGCCGGGACACCAGCCGCCGGACCACGGACCCGTCCGGGGAGCGGTCCGCCTCCGCGGGCCGTCGCCCGCTCACCGCGAGCCGGCGCGCCAACCGCGCGGGACTCGCGTTCGTCTCCCCCACCTTCCTCGTCGTCCTCGTGGTGGTCGTGCTGCCCATCGCCTGGACCGTGCTGCTGGCCTTCCAGAAGGCCAGGCTCGTCGACATCCAGGGCATGGGCCTGTTCGGCAACTGGTCCCTGGACAACTTCTCGCAGGTCTTCGACTCGGCCGGCTTCTGGTCGAGCCTCGGCACCACCCTGCTGTACACGGCGGGCGCCACCCTCGGCTCCGTGCTCCTCGGCCTGGTGGCCGCGCTCGCCCTGCGCAAGCCCTTCAAGGGGCGCGGGCTGCTGCGCGCGGCGATGCTGCTCCCGTACGTCGCGCCGGTCGTCGCCGTGGCCTTCGTCTGGGAGGTGGCGCTCAGCCCGCAGTACGGCGTGGTCAACGACTGGGGCCGGCGGCTGTTCGGCTGGGACGACCCGATCGCCTTCCTGTCCACCCGCCAGTACGAGGTCGACCTGCTGGGCCTGCACTTCGACGTCCCGCTGGCGCTGCTGACGGTCATCGTCTTCGAGTGCTGGCGGTACTTCCCCTTCGCCTTCCTGTTCATCCTGGCGCGGTTGCAGGCGGTGCCCGACACGCTGGAGGAGGCCGCGCTGGTCGACGGCGCCACGCCGACCCAGCGGTTCCGGCACGTGCTGCTGCCCCAGCTGATGCCGGTGATCGCGCTGCTGTGCGTGCTGCGCTTCATCATGACGTTCAACAAGTTCGACGACGTCTACCTGCTCACCGGCGGCGGCGCCGGCACCGACGTGGCCGCCGTGCGCGTGTACGACTTCCTCACCGCCCGCTACGACGTGGGAGCGGCGGCCGCGCAGGCGCTCGTCCTGGCCCTCTCGCTGATGATCCTGCTGGGCTTCTACTTCAAGTTCTTCGGCAACAAGGTCCAGGAGGAAGCGTGAGTGGCAAGACCGCCCTGACCCGGGCCCGGTTCGAGGAGAGGTTCTTCGGCGTCGCGCGCTGGATCGTCATCGCGTTCCTGGCCGTGATCACCCTTCTGCCGTTCTACTACATGGTGCTGCTGTCGCTGAAGCCCATCGACGCGCTCCTGCTCGACCCCGGCTCGCTCTGGGTCTCGGCCAAGGACTTCACCCTCTCCACCTACCGCGACGTGCTGCGCTCCACCGACGACGGCGGCCAGGGCTTCCTGAGGTTCCTGCTCAACTCCGCGCTGGTCTCGCTCGGCACGGTGGTGCTGACCCTGGTGGCCGCCGTGCCCGGCGCCTACGCGGTGAGCCGGCTGAAGTTCTTCGGTCACCGCCAGGTCAGCGCGCTCTTCCTGGCCGTCTACCTGTTCCCGGCGACGCTGCTGGCCGTGCCGCTCTTCGTGATCTTCGCGAAGATCGGTCTCTCCTCCAGCCTGGTCGGTCTCGCCGTCGTGTACGTCGCGCAGACCGTGCCGGTGTCGATCTACATGCTGAAGAACTACCTCGTCACCATCCCCGCCTCCATCGAGGAGGCGGCGGCGCTCGACGGCTGCTCCCGCCTGCAGACCGTGCGCAAGGTGATCCTGCCGCTGGCCCTGCCCTCGCTGATGGCGACCGGCCTGTACGTCTTCATGATCGCCTGGAACGAGTTCCTCTTCGCGCTGCTGTTCCTGGCCGCCGACCCCGGCGAGTGGACCGTCTCCCTGGGGCTGGCCCAGCTCTCCAACGGCATCGAGGTGCCCAAGACCGTCCTCATGGCCGGTTCCGTGATCCTCACGATCCCCGTGGTACTTCTGTTCTTCGCCGCCGAACGCCTGCTCACCGAGGGGCTGACCAGCGGCGCCGACAAGAGTTGAGCCGTGGGGGACTCCATGATGACGTCAAGTCAGGCCAGCGCCGGCGAACTGCTGCACCTGATCCGCAGCGGCCGCGCCAACACGCGGGCCGACCTCCAGCAGGCGACCGGGCTGTCCCGCTCCACCGTCGGACAGCGCCTCGACCTGCTCAACCGTGCCGGGTGGCTGCGCCACAGCACGGGCACCTCCACCGGCGGACGCCCCTCGCACCGGATCGCCTTCGATCCCGGCCACGCCTCGGTCATCGCCTTCGACCTGGAGACCCGGCACGCCCGCGCCGCGGTGCTCGACCTGGCCGGCAACATCCTGGCCGAGCACACCGGCCCGATGGACGTCGGTGCCGGCCCCGACCGCGTCCTGGCGGGGCTGGCCGACTGGTTCCCCGACCTGATCGCCGCGGCCGGTGTCCCGGCGTCCCACGTGGCGGGCATCGGCCTGTCCGTGCCCGGGCCGGTCGACTGGGAGTCCGGGCGGGTGATCGAGCCGCCCATCATGCCCGGCTGGGACCGCTACCCCATCCGGGAGCGGCTGCAGGAGGCGTACGCGTCCCGCCTGGGCCTGGACCCGGCGGCCGCCGAGGCCGTGCCGGTCCTGGTGGACAACGACGCCAACCTGATGGCGCTGGCCGAACACCAGGCCAACCACCGGGACTGCGCCTCCTTCGTGCTCCTGAAGGTGTCCACCGGCATCGGCGCGGGGGTCGTCATCGGGGACCGCCTCTACCGCGGCATCGACGGCGGGGCGGGCGACATCGGGCACATCCGCCTGCACGACCGGTCCGACGCGCTGTGCATGTGCGGCTCCCACGGCTGTCTCGCGGCCGTGGCCAGTGGGCGGGCGATCGCCGGGGAACTGGCCGCCCTAGGCCAGGACACGGCGTCCGGACGCGATGTCAGGCGGCTGCTCAACGAGGGGCACCCGGACGCGGTCCGGCTGGCCCGCGAGGCGGGACGGCGGGTGGGCGAGGTCCTGGTGACCGTCGTGACCCTGCTCAATCCGGGGGTCCTCATGATCGCCGGAGAGCTGGCCGGGGTGCCCTTCCTCACCGGGGTGCGGGAGTTGGTCTACCAGCGGGCGATGCCCCGCGCGACCGCCAACCTCCAGGTCGTCACCTCACGGCTCGGCGACCACGCCGGGCTCGTCGGGGCCGCCGCCATGGTCGTGGAGCACCTCTACTCCCCCGCCGGCGCCGACGCCCGGCTGGAACGCCTCGCCTCATGACCGCCTCGCCACGTGACCGCCTCGCCTCATGACCGCCGCCCGCTGTTCCCGGCGGATCGCCGGAAGACCTTCGAAGACAGGAACGCCGTGACCACTGCCCCCGCCCCCTGGACCGACCGGCCCGTCGAGGTCGGGCTCGTGGGTGCCGGCCCGTGGGCCCGCGCCATGCACGCCCGGGTGCTGGCCGCCGGTCCCGAGACCCGGCTCGCCGCGGTCTGGGCCCGCCGTACCGAGGCCGCCCGCGAGACCGCCGCCCCCTACGCCGCCCATGTCGCCGCCGACTTCGAGGAGTTGCTGGACCACTGCGAGGCCGTGGCGTTCGCCGTGCCGCCCGCCGTCCAGGCCGAGCTGGCACCGCTGGCGGCGAAACGGGGCAAGGACCTGTTGCTGGAGAAGCCGCTCGGGCCCGACCTGACCGCGGCCCGCCGGGTGGCCGACGCGGTCGCCGAGGCCGGGGTCGTCTCCCAGCTCGTACTGACCAAGCGCTACCACCCGGCCACCCGGGCCTTCCTGGAGGCCGCCCGTTCCTTCGACGCGGTCGGGGCGCGCTCCTGCTACCTCCACGGGGCTTTCCTGGAGGGGGAGTTCGCCACCGGCTGGCGTCTGGAGCACGGCGCCCTGCTCGACCTGGGTCCCCATCTGCTCGACCTGCTGGACGCCGCGGTCGGCCCGGTCGCCGCCGTCCATGCCACGGGCGACCCGCGCCGCTGGGTGGAGTTGACCTGCGAGCACGAGAACGGCGCCGTGAGCCAGGCCTCGCTGTCCGGTTCCGTGGCCGTCCCCCGCGCGCTGACCCGCGTCGAACTGTTCGGCACGGGCGAGCCCCTGGTGTACGACACGGCCGGCCTCGACCACGAGGAGTGCTGGCCCGTCCTGCGCCGCGACTTCGCCACGGCCGTCCGCACCCGTAAGCCGACGCCGGTCGACGCCGGACGCGGCCTGTACCTGCAGAGCCTCCTCGACCGGGCCGTGCACGGCTAGGAGGGGCCAGGAGGTCGCGTACGGCCGGCCGGGGCCGGGAAGGGGTCAGTCGAGGACGGCCGTGGCCTCGACCTCGACCAGATGCTCGGGCACGTCCAGTGCCGCGATGCCCAGCAGGGTGGCCGGCGCGGCCGGGGTCACTCCCAGCCGGGCGGCAGCCCGCTCGATCCCCTCCAGCAGGAGGGGCATCTTGTCCGGCGTCCAGTCGACGACGTGGACGTTCAGCTTGGCGACGTCCGCGAAGGAGGCACCGGCCGCGGCCAGGGCGGTGGCGACGTTGAGGTAGCACTGCTCGGCCTGCGCCGCCAGGTCCCCTTCGCCGACCGTGACGCCGTCGGCGTCCCAGGCGACCTGCCCGGCGACGAAGACCAGCTTCGATCCGGACGCGATCGACACCTGTCGGTAGACGTCGATCTCGGGCAGCCCGCCGGGGTTCAACAGGGTGATGGCCATGACGTCGGTCTCCTTGCATGTGCTCTCTTGTGGTTACCCGGGAACCGTAAGAGAGTGACCGCCGACATGGAAGAACGCACTTTTCAGTGACTGGGGCACCCGATGGTGACCCAGCGGTTCAACGGCTCGCCCGACGACGCGGGGAGGCCTCGCGCGGCCGCTTCGGCACTTGACGCGCGGTGCGGAAGACGGCCAGTCGCAGGACGAGGAAGCGTACGACGGTGACGGCGACGGACGTGGTGGCGAGGACCGCGGTCTCGGCGGCGGGCGAGGCGTCGGGCCGCCGGTGCGTGAACCACAGCACGGCACCCGAGGTGACCAGGTAGCCGAGCAGGAAGAGGCCGCCCGCTGCGAGGTGCGCGCGGGCCGGTGTGGTGGCGGCGTGCCGGAACGTCAGCCGCCGGTTCGCCTCGGTGTTCAGCACCGTCAGGACGAGGAGCGAGACCAGGTTGGCGACCGCCGGGGGCGACCACGGACGCAGCCCCCAGTAGAGGAGCGCCTGGCCCGCGGTCGACGCGACGCCGATCGCGACGAACCAGCCGACCTCCCGCGACCACACCGCGCGCCCCACCCGTCCGATCCGTCGACGAACTCCCCGGTGGCGCAGCGTACTACGACACCACCAGGCGCTTTGCCTTTTCTTTGCCCATCGGGAACCCTGTGGTTCCCGGCCGCGTTCATCGTGGTGACCGCGGGAAATCGCGGCCGGGGACAGACCGATGGACAGCGACAGAAGCCGAGGTGGCACGAGTGGCGATGTGGGACAAGATCAAGGACCAGGCCAAGACCTTCCAGCAGTCCCAGGGCACTCGGGGAGCGAGCGGATCCGGCCAGGGCTCGCACGGACCCGCGGGGGGCGGCAGGTCGGGCTCGTCCTCCGGCGGTTCCAAGGCCCAGCTGATCGGGATGTTCAAGTCCCAGCTCGCCTCGGCCAAGAACGAGCTGAAGAGCGGCGCCTACCGGGACGCCAGCATGGCCATGTGCGCGCTGGTCGCCGCCGCGGACGGCCGGGTGGAGCCGGCCGAGCGGCAGCGCGTGGAGGAGCTGATCGTCTCCAACGAGGTGCTGCAGAACTTCCCGGCGGACCAGCTCCGCCAGCGGTTCAACCAGCACGTGGACCGGCTCCTCGCCAACTTCGAGCAGGGGAAGGCCGAGGCACTCCAGGTCATCGCCAAGGCCGCCAAGAAGCCCGCGGAGGCCCGTGCGGTCGTGCAGACCGGCATGGTGGTCGCCGGGGCCGACGGATCCTTCGAGCCGTCCGAGCAGTACGCGATCCGCGAGGCGTGCACCGCGCTGAACATCCCGCCCTCGGAGTTCGGCGTCTGATCACCCGTCGGCCCGGCGCCGGTGCGCCGCTACCCGCTCCCGGGTCGCGCAGCGACGTGAGCAGTAGCGGCGTTCCGGACCGCTGCCCTGGGCGATGAAGACGTTCCGGCAGCTACCGGAGGCGCAGCTCCTGCCGGGTGGGCGTTGGCGGTCCCAGACCAGGACCGTCAACGCCAGGCAGGACGAGGCCAGGAACCACTCCGGCCAGGGTGCGTCGTCGGCACGGTCGAGGTGCGGGTGCCAAGGAGTTCCGCCCCCGTGGGACGTCAGGCGCAGGCGCCCCGTGTGTGCGCCGAGGAGGCGGTTCAGGACGTGCGCGGCGGCGTCGGCGGACTCCGCCGCGAAGACGTCCCGCAGCAGGGCGGCGGCCTCGCGCATCCCCTCCACGTCACGGGCGGTGAGGTCGAGGGGCTCCTTCTCGCCGTAGGCGCGCAGCACCTCGGCGACCGCGTCGGGGGCGGGGCCCCCGCCGACCCCGGAAGGGCCCCCGGCGAGCACGTTGACCAGGGCGGCGGTGCGCCGCGCCGTGGACAGTACGGAGTGTCTCGTGGACCAGTCGGGGTCGTGGACGCCGGCGTCCGCATCGGCGCCGTGAGGAATGGGCACGGGCCGAATGTAACGCATATTGCGGAGTTTTGAGTTACCTCCGTAACGTCTTCCTGGTGCCGAAGGGTTACTCACTACGCTTCTATCTGACCGCGGCGACGGCGGCGCGCGCCGGGGACGAGATGTCCGGACCGGCGCTGCTGCTGGCGGGCCTCGCCGTCACCGGTTCGACGACCGACGCGTCGGCGCTGCTCGCGGGCATCACGGTCTCCGCCGCGGTCGGCGGACCGCTGCTCGGGGCGCTCCTGGACCGGGCGCGGCGACCGGGTCGCCTGCTGGCGGGCGCGCTCGCCCTGTACGCGGCGGGGCTGCTGGTGATCCTCGCCGGGCTCGGCCGCCTCCCCATGACCTGCACCCTCCCGCTCGCGGTGCTCACGGGGCTGCTGGGCCCGGCACTGTCGGGCGGCTGGACCGCCCAACTCCCCCACGTGGCGGTGGACGCGCGGCTGCCCCGGGCCAACGCCCTGGACGCGATGACCTTCGGCGTGGCGAGCCTGGCCGGTC encodes the following:
- a CDS encoding Gfo/Idh/MocA family protein, which gives rise to MTTAPAPWTDRPVEVGLVGAGPWARAMHARVLAAGPETRLAAVWARRTEAARETAAPYAAHVAADFEELLDHCEAVAFAVPPAVQAELAPLAAKRGKDLLLEKPLGPDLTAARRVADAVAEAGVVSQLVLTKRYHPATRAFLEAARSFDAVGARSCYLHGAFLEGEFATGWRLEHGALLDLGPHLLDLLDAAVGPVAAVHATGDPRRWVELTCEHENGAVSQASLSGSVAVPRALTRVELFGTGEPLVYDTAGLDHEECWPVLRRDFATAVRTRKPTPVDAGRGLYLQSLLDRAVHG
- a CDS encoding ROK family transcriptional regulator, giving the protein MTSSQASAGELLHLIRSGRANTRADLQQATGLSRSTVGQRLDLLNRAGWLRHSTGTSTGGRPSHRIAFDPGHASVIAFDLETRHARAAVLDLAGNILAEHTGPMDVGAGPDRVLAGLADWFPDLIAAAGVPASHVAGIGLSVPGPVDWESGRVIEPPIMPGWDRYPIRERLQEAYASRLGLDPAAAEAVPVLVDNDANLMALAEHQANHRDCASFVLLKVSTGIGAGVVIGDRLYRGIDGGAGDIGHIRLHDRSDALCMCGSHGCLAAVASGRAIAGELAALGQDTASGRDVRRLLNEGHPDAVRLAREAGRRVGEVLVTVVTLLNPGVLMIAGELAGVPFLTGVRELVYQRAMPRATANLQVVTSRLGDHAGLVGAAAMVVEHLYSPAGADARLERLAS
- a CDS encoding GtrA family protein; translation: MGRAVWSREVGWFVAIGVASTAGQALLYWGLRPWSPPAVANLVSLLVLTVLNTEANRRLTFRHAATTPARAHLAAGGLFLLGYLVTSGAVLWFTHRRPDASPAAETAVLATTSVAVTVVRFLVLRLAVFRTARQVPKRPREASPRRRASR
- a CDS encoding carbohydrate ABC transporter permease; its protein translation is MSGKTALTRARFEERFFGVARWIVIAFLAVITLLPFYYMVLLSLKPIDALLLDPGSLWVSAKDFTLSTYRDVLRSTDDGGQGFLRFLLNSALVSLGTVVLTLVAAVPGAYAVSRLKFFGHRQVSALFLAVYLFPATLLAVPLFVIFAKIGLSSSLVGLAVVYVAQTVPVSIYMLKNYLVTIPASIEEAAALDGCSRLQTVRKVILPLALPSLMATGLYVFMIAWNEFLFALLFLAADPGEWTVSLGLAQLSNGIEVPKTVLMAGSVILTIPVVLLFFAAERLLTEGLTSGADKS
- a CDS encoding CGNR zinc finger domain-containing protein, with the translated sequence MRYIRPVPIPHGADADAGVHDPDWSTRHSVLSTARRTAALVNVLAGGPSGVGGGPAPDAVAEVLRAYGEKEPLDLTARDVEGMREAAALLRDVFAAESADAAAHVLNRLLGAHTGRLRLTSHGGGTPWHPHLDRADDAPWPEWFLASSCLALTVLVWDRQRPPGRSCASGSCRNVFIAQGSGPERRYCSRRCATRERVAAHRRRADG
- a CDS encoding tellurite resistance TerB family protein, with protein sequence MAMWDKIKDQAKTFQQSQGTRGASGSGQGSHGPAGGGRSGSSSGGSKAQLIGMFKSQLASAKNELKSGAYRDASMAMCALVAAADGRVEPAERQRVEELIVSNEVLQNFPADQLRQRFNQHVDRLLANFEQGKAEALQVIAKAAKKPAEARAVVQTGMVVAGADGSFEPSEQYAIREACTALNIPPSEFGV
- a CDS encoding RidA family protein is translated as MAITLLNPGGLPEIDVYRQVSIASGSKLVFVAGQVAWDADGVTVGEGDLAAQAEQCYLNVATALAAAGASFADVAKLNVHVVDWTPDKMPLLLEGIERAAARLGVTPAAPATLLGIAALDVPEHLVEVEATAVLD
- a CDS encoding carbohydrate ABC transporter permease gives rise to the protein MPTAPAGAPQRRDTSRRTTDPSGERSASAGRRPLTASRRANRAGLAFVSPTFLVVLVVVVLPIAWTVLLAFQKARLVDIQGMGLFGNWSLDNFSQVFDSAGFWSSLGTTLLYTAGATLGSVLLGLVAALALRKPFKGRGLLRAAMLLPYVAPVVAVAFVWEVALSPQYGVVNDWGRRLFGWDDPIAFLSTRQYEVDLLGLHFDVPLALLTVIVFECWRYFPFAFLFILARLQAVPDTLEEAALVDGATPTQRFRHVLLPQLMPVIALLCVLRFIMTFNKFDDVYLLTGGGAGTDVAAVRVYDFLTARYDVGAAAAQALVLALSLMILLGFYFKFFGNKVQEEA